GACGCTCGCTGGCCGTGCGAACTCGCCGACATTCTCAGCGATTGCATCCGCGATGGCGTCTCGGACGGCGTCCCGGTCTCGCTGTTCTTGTTCGAGGGTTGCAAACACACAGAGCGTAGTCTCGCTGGCAGTACTCTCAGCAACGGCAGCGGCTTCAGTAATGCCATCAACAGTCGTGATTGCAGCCTCGAGTTCGGCCGTTCCGAGGCGACGGTTGCCGATCGTAATAACGTCGTCGTCGCGGCCGATGATCGTCACGTACCCATCGTCGTCGACGACGGCACGGTCACCGGTGAAGTACCGCCAGGAATCCGCCCGGGGGTCTGAAAACGCTTGCCAGTACTCCGCGAGAACCCAGTATTGGTCACTCTCGAGCGGAGCGAACATCGATGGCCAGGGGCGCTCGATCGTCAGATAGCCGGGTTCGCCCGGAGGGAGTTCACGGCCGTCTTCGTCGACGATCTGGATTTCGATTCCGGGTAACGGTGGGCCGACCGAACCAGGCTTTAACTCGTCGATCCCAGGACGGACCGAGATGAGGACGCATCCAGTTTCGGTTTGCCACCACGTGTTGACGATCGGGCACCGTCCCTCGCCGACGTGAGTGTAGTACCACTCCCAGGTGTCCGGACCAATCGGTTCGCCGACGGTGCCGAGCAGTCGCAGTGACGAAAGGTCGTGAGACGAGGGAAACGACTCGCCCCACTTCATGAACGTTCGGATTACTCCCGGCGTCGTATAGAAGACTTCCACGCCGTTCCGTTCGATCACCTCCCACGGGCGGTGGCGGTCCGGATAACGGAGACTTCCCTCCGCGAGGACGACCGTCGCACCCGAGAGCAGTGGCCCGTAGACGACGTAGGAGTGACCGGTAATCCACCCAGCATCGGCCGTACACCAGATCGTGGTCCCCGGCGTGAGGTCGAATACGGTCTGGGCCGTCCACGCGACACCTGTGAGGTAGCCCCCGGTTGCGTGAGTCATCCGTTGCGGTTCGCCGGTCGTTCCTGACGTGTGGATGTGAAAGAGGGGGTCGGTCGCCTCCCGTGGCACTGGGGGCACGTTCGCACCGGCAAACGCCTCGACGAGATCGTCATAGTCGTATTGGTTCCTACCGAGATGCATATCGTGACTCGAACCGAGTCGATCGACGACGATTGTCGGAAGTGATTCCCCGATCGATGCCAGTGCCGTATCGGCTTTCCGTTTCTGATTGATCACGGTCTCCTCACGGAAGCTACCGTCGCATGTGACGAGCGCGCGTGAGTCGACACGTTGCATCCGTTCAGCGAGTGCGGTGGGGGCGAACCCCGCAAAAACGACGTTATGGAGCGCGCCGATACGAGCACAGGCGAGCATCGTGATCGGTAACTCGGGGAGTTTCGGCAGGTAGATCGTGACGACATCGTCTTCTTCGACGCCGATCTCGCGGAGCGCGGCTGCGACAGCTGACACCTCGCGATAGAGGTCGTAGTACGTATAGGTTCGACGCTCGCCACGTTTCCCTTCCCACCGCAATGCGACCTGATTCTTCCGCTCCTCGAGATGGCGATCGATGCAGTTTTCCGCGGCGTTCAAGTGTCCACCAACGAACCATCGGTAGAACGGCGCATTTTCCTCGTCGACGATGCGCTCGTAGGGCTCGCTCCACTCGAGCAACGATGCGGCGGCGTCCCAGCACGCCGGCCACTCGTGATCGGAGCAGTCGCCATCGGCTGGCTCCGTCGAAGTTTCGTCGCGACTGAACGCTTGCGGAGTCCGGTGACGAACCGTTCGATTCTCGAGGGATGGATACGCCGGTCTCTCTTCGATCATAGATTCGTCCCTTCGACGCCCATCCTCCTGTAGATTCTGTTTATTACCATTGAAGGTATTATGGTTTAAAGACAAGACAGGAAGATATTAGCATAGTGGGTCCGAATTGATCTACGAGAAGCAGTTACGGACAGCGACTAAAAGTTGCCAGCACATGTTTGCCTCGAAGGCTCAACTTCGACACAGTATGGTGCGTAGAATCATTTCGTGATCTCAGACTACCCGCTAGAGTTCTTCGTTAGGACTCACTGATGATGCCATTGATATGCTTGAGCATGCTACCAAAGATAACCTCAATCTAGTTCTAGGCTACGAATTATTGGGATGAATGGTATACCTATCTCGAGATTCAAACTTTATAGTCCTGTATCTCTATTATTAAATAACAATGGTCTGGTCTGTTCGGCTCAGGGACGACGAATATGAAACGGGACAAACCGAGTCCGATGCAACTATCTCCACATGTTCAGAGTGTGGATCGAGTAACGTAGTCCGACACTCTGCTCAAGGTGAGCGAATTTGTGAGGAGTGCGGTCTAGTGATTGAGGAAGCAATGGTTGATTCGGGACCAGAGTGGCGCGCGTTTAATCACAAAGAACGACAGGAGAAGTCGCGTGTCGGTGCCCCAACTACTCAGACAATGCACGACAAGGGGCTCACCACCCAAATCGACTGGAAGGATAAGGATGCATACGGCCGCTCGATTTCCTCGAAGAAGCGTTCGCAGATGAACCGGTTACGGAAATGGCAGAGCCGTATCCGGACGAAAGACGCCGGTGAGCGGAATCTTCAGTTCGCGCTCAGCGAGATCGACCGGATGGCCTCGGCACTGGGCGTCCCACGATCGGTTCGTGAGGTAACAAGTGTGATTTACCGGCGAGCGCTTCAAGACGATCTCATTCGTGGACGATCAATTGAGGGCGTTGCCACAGCTGCACTGTATGCTGGCTGTCGGCAAGAAGGTATTCCGCGCTCATTGGAAGAGATCACAGAGGTTTCGCGTATCGAACGAATAGAGGTAAGCCGTACCTACCGATACATCTCGAACGAGCTCGGTCTTGAACTGCTCCCTATCGATCCGAAGCAGTACGTACCTCGCTTTAGCTCAAAACTGGATCTCCCACAGGAAGTCGAAGCTAAGGCAAATGAAATTATTGAAGAGACCGCTGATCCATTACTCTCTGGGAGAGGTCCATCAGGATTTGCTGCCGCCGCTATTTACGCTGCCGCCTTGCTTTGCAACGAGAAACGGACCCAGAAAGAAGTAGCAGATGTCGCTCAAGTTACTGAAGTTACAATTCGTAACCGGTATCAGGAGCAAATCGAGATGCTTGGCATACATTAATTGAACTTCCGAAGGTACTCACCCGCCGAGCTCAAGGTATACAATTACAAACAATTTACCATGTCGTCCATTGAGCTTACTCCGAGCCAGAAAAAGATTCTCCGCGCACTAACGAACCTCCACAAGGAGTCCGAGGGCGTCATCAAGGGCGAAGACATCGCCGAGCAAGTTGACCGGAACCAGGGACAATACGCAACCAGATGCAGAGTCTCAAGGCGCTGAGACATCTTTGGGTCGTCGTACTCGCAATCGGTGCTTGGAACAGAACCCGCTCTGAACGCACTCGAGCAACGTCTTAGCTAAAACTAGCTTATGACCGTCGCCACGTTCGTGGAATCGCTAGAGGCGTTGACGTTGAGTGGAACGCGACATCACTGTAGACGCCAGCCAAATAATAAGCGCTGCAATCGACCCTACTCCTACGGTGCTCATCGACGACGCTGAGGTGAGCAAAGTTAGTAGAAACCGGTTGATGAAGCCTCGTTGAAATCCTTTGACGTTGACATTCGGAGGCGGTTCTCCCTTGGCCGCTCACAACCAAAGTCGTAAAAACTTGTTGCTACACGAAACCGCAAGACGTGAAGAGGATTTCCACAGAGCCTATTTCTCGCCTTCTATCCCGGTTTCTCTCTCAAATTGAGAGAAGAACTTGTCGATAAAATCCCATCGAGACGTTCCAAGGCGACGTACTGGAGATGTATATAGAAGATCAAGGCGTTCCCTTGTCCAATTTCGTAGTAATTCGATATCTGGAGAGTATAAAGTAGTCGACTCAAAAACCGATAAGTCATCGATTATTGCGTATTTTTCTCCTGCTCTTCCATATATTTCGCCAATAATGCAAGCCAAGCGAATGACATCACGTGCTCCAGCAGCTTCCATCTTATCTGCATCAAAAAGCAACTTTGCCTCAAGAATCTCTGGTTCTGGAGAACTTGACCGAATGCTATGTGCTTCAATGCAGTGTTTGATTGCTTCAATTCGATCAGATTCCACACCTTCAACCTGTAGAAACTCCTCAGATTTTGCTGCAGCCCATTTGTCGTGATCATCGATCAAGCCTTTTCGTTCTCGTGGTCGACCAATATCGTGTAACCAGGTTGACGCAGTGAGGGTATCTCTATTAACGGACTCTTTATATTCATCCGATAACTTAATTACTAAACCATGAAAACGTTTGCATAAAACCTATCGTGTGCCGGAAGAGCATTTTCATAATACGATAACGACAACTCTCGAGCGAGTAGGCCTAACTCCTGACTCATTGAAGACGAAAAGTTCGTATTCAGTGCAGATTATTGTGCTGGTTATCAATGGTGCTCGTTAAGATACACTGTACTGATCTGCATAGATAGTCCCTTGCACTCGAGTCAGAAGCATTCGACCAATGGCCTCAGCACAGGCTTCGCGACGTGATGTCTTTCGAACGATCTCAACGGGCCCCAAGAATTCTATATAGCATTATGGTATTTATAACTCCAAGTTCTGTAGCTACACGCCTCTAAAGTGCTGAAATCGAACGTATT
This is a stretch of genomic DNA from Natronorubrum sediminis. It encodes these proteins:
- a CDS encoding acetate--CoA ligase; the protein is MIEERPAYPSLENRTVRHRTPQAFSRDETSTEPADGDCSDHEWPACWDAAASLLEWSEPYERIVDEENAPFYRWFVGGHLNAAENCIDRHLEERKNQVALRWEGKRGERRTYTYYDLYREVSAVAAALREIGVEEDDVVTIYLPKLPELPITMLACARIGALHNVVFAGFAPTALAERMQRVDSRALVTCDGSFREETVINQKRKADTALASIGESLPTIVVDRLGSSHDMHLGRNQYDYDDLVEAFAGANVPPVPREATDPLFHIHTSGTTGEPQRMTHATGGYLTGVAWTAQTVFDLTPGTTIWCTADAGWITGHSYVVYGPLLSGATVVLAEGSLRYPDRHRPWEVIERNGVEVFYTTPGVIRTFMKWGESFPSSHDLSSLRLLGTVGEPIGPDTWEWYYTHVGEGRCPIVNTWWQTETGCVLISVRPGIDELKPGSVGPPLPGIEIQIVDEDGRELPPGEPGYLTIERPWPSMFAPLESDQYWVLAEYWQAFSDPRADSWRYFTGDRAVVDDDGYVTIIGRDDDVITIGNRRLGTAELEAAITTVDGITEAAAVAESTASETTLCVFATLEQEQRDRDAVRDAIADAIAENVGEFARPASVVFTPELPETYAGKTMYRLLEGVVNEQPLTDSDTLRNPEILGEIATILNQK
- a CDS encoding transcription initiation factor IIB produces the protein MVWSVRLRDDEYETGQTESDATISTCSECGSSNVVRHSAQGERICEECGLVIEEAMVDSGPEWRAFNHKERQEKSRVGAPTTQTMHDKGLTTQIDWKDKDAYGRSISSKKRSQMNRLRKWQSRIRTKDAGERNLQFALSEIDRMASALGVPRSVREVTSVIYRRALQDDLIRGRSIEGVATAALYAGCRQEGIPRSLEEITEVSRIERIEVSRTYRYISNELGLELLPIDPKQYVPRFSSKLDLPQEVEAKANEIIEETADPLLSGRGPSGFAAAAIYAAALLCNEKRTQKEVADVAQVTEVTIRNRYQEQIEMLGIH